Proteins found in one Allorhizobium pseudoryzae genomic segment:
- the coxB gene encoding cytochrome c oxidase subunit II, producing MNRACAALAATLCLLFASGAAADQPVPWQLDLQQPVTPIMHEIKWFSHYTLWFIVPITLFVLALLIWVVVRYRASANPVPSRTSHNTTIEVVWTLGPVLILLFLAIPSFNLLNAQLTIPQNPDVTVKATATQWLWSYEYEGLQTPVGFDSYLLQDKDRADAGKEDRTRYPRLLAVDNELVLPVNKTVRMLVTAAPTDVIHAFAMPAFGVKIDAVPGRLNETWFRAEKEGLYYGQCSELCGKDHAFMPIAIRVVSDAQYQAWLAAAGSDLPGANRQLMAATDQPARAVDVASK from the coding sequence ATGAACAGAGCCTGCGCAGCCTTGGCTGCAACACTCTGTCTGCTGTTCGCTTCGGGGGCGGCAGCAGACCAGCCTGTACCGTGGCAGCTGGACCTCCAGCAGCCCGTGACGCCGATCATGCATGAGATCAAGTGGTTTTCGCACTACACTTTGTGGTTCATCGTGCCGATCACCCTGTTCGTGCTGGCACTTCTGATCTGGGTGGTCGTGCGTTACCGCGCAAGTGCCAACCCGGTACCGTCGCGCACGAGCCACAACACGACGATCGAAGTGGTGTGGACGCTCGGGCCGGTGCTCATCCTGCTCTTCCTGGCGATCCCCTCGTTCAATCTGCTCAATGCGCAGCTGACGATCCCGCAGAACCCGGACGTGACCGTCAAGGCGACGGCCACACAGTGGCTGTGGAGCTATGAATACGAAGGCCTGCAGACGCCGGTTGGTTTCGACAGCTATCTGCTGCAGGACAAGGACCGCGCCGATGCCGGCAAGGAAGACCGCACGCGCTATCCGCGCCTGCTCGCCGTCGACAACGAACTGGTCCTGCCGGTGAACAAGACGGTGCGCATGCTGGTGACGGCCGCGCCGACCGATGTCATCCACGCCTTCGCCATGCCCGCCTTCGGCGTCAAGATCGATGCCGTGCCGGGCCGTCTGAACGAGACCTGGTTCCGCGCCGAGAAGGAAGGCCTTTATTACGGCCAGTGTTCCGAGCTTTGCGGTAAGGACCACGCCTTCATGCCGATCGCCATCCGCGTCGTCTCCGATGCGCAGTACCAGGCCTGGCTCGCCGCTGCCGGAAGCGACCTTCCGGGCGCCAACCGCCAGCTGATGGCCGCCACCGACCAGCCGGCTCGCGCCGTCGACGTCGCGTCCAAGTAA
- a CDS encoding invasion associated locus B family protein, translating to MRFPTLCAAALAALMPVVLPAAPVLAQATQPAEKQARPDAQQIPAPTAPQQPGGAPQAGTVKGNHGAWSILCDKPAGSTADQCALMQNVIAEDRPEVGLSVVVLKTADRKARILRILAPLGVLLKDGMDLFVDGNNIGRAYFTRCFSEGCYVEVEIDDELMKILRAGKRAVFALRESVDQDRVGIPIELSGFATGYDALP from the coding sequence ATGCGTTTCCCCACCCTGTGCGCCGCCGCCCTGGCCGCCCTGATGCCGGTTGTGCTTCCGGCCGCGCCGGTGCTCGCCCAGGCGACTCAGCCGGCGGAAAAGCAGGCTCGCCCGGATGCGCAGCAGATACCGGCCCCGACCGCACCACAGCAGCCGGGTGGCGCGCCGCAGGCGGGAACGGTCAAGGGCAATCACGGCGCCTGGTCCATCCTCTGCGACAAGCCGGCCGGCTCCACTGCCGACCAGTGCGCCCTGATGCAGAACGTGATCGCCGAGGACCGGCCGGAAGTCGGCCTGTCGGTCGTCGTGCTGAAGACGGCCGACCGGAAAGCCCGCATCCTGCGCATCCTCGCGCCGCTCGGCGTGCTTTTAAAGGACGGCATGGACCTCTTCGTCGATGGCAACAATATCGGCCGCGCCTATTTCACGCGCTGCTTCTCCGAAGGCTGCTACGTGGAAGTGGAAATCGACGACGAGCTGATGAAGATCCTGCGTGCCGGAAAGCGGGCCGTCTTTGCGCTGCGCGAATCGGTCGATCAGGACCGCGTTGGCATTCCGATCGAGCTTTCGGGCTTCGCCACCGGTTACGACGCCCTCCCCTGA
- the tldD gene encoding metalloprotease TldD, whose translation MNTDLINLFDCDESRLRQILADALSGADDGELYLEHAQAESLTFDNGRLKGGSFNTDQGFGLRAVAGEAVGYAHSGELSASALTRAADAVQAVTRGYSGSYAGAPQRTNKKLYGDENPIGQPSFEQKVALLTEIDAYLRAKDPKVRQVTASVAASWQVVDILRADGHRVQDIRPMTRINISVVVGDGDRQESGSFGTGGRIGFGDFVTGSNWHTGADEALRQALVNLEAIDAPAGTMDVVLGNGWPGVMLHEAVGHGLEGDFNRKKTSAFAGLLGEMVAAPGVTVVDDGTIDNRRGSITVDDEGTPSAYNVLIENGKLVGYMQDRQNARLMGMKATGNGRRQGYAYQPMPRMTNTYMLSGDKTPEEIIASVKKGVYAVSFGGGQVDITSGKFVFGCTEAYLIENGKIGAPIKGAMLIGNGPDAMKRVSMVGNDTKLDTGIGNCGKGGQWVPVGVGQPHLRMDQVTVGGTKA comes from the coding sequence ATGAACACCGACCTCATCAACCTGTTCGACTGCGACGAGAGCCGCCTGCGCCAGATTCTCGCCGACGCGCTTTCCGGCGCCGATGACGGCGAACTCTATCTCGAACACGCCCAGGCCGAATCGCTCACCTTCGACAATGGCCGCCTGAAGGGTGGCTCGTTCAACACCGACCAGGGTTTTGGCCTACGCGCCGTGGCGGGCGAGGCCGTCGGATACGCCCATTCGGGAGAACTCTCCGCGTCGGCGCTCACCCGTGCGGCCGATGCCGTGCAGGCCGTGACCCGCGGTTATTCCGGCTCCTATGCGGGCGCCCCCCAGCGGACCAACAAAAAGCTCTACGGCGACGAGAACCCGATCGGCCAGCCCTCTTTCGAGCAGAAGGTGGCGCTTCTGACAGAGATCGACGCCTATCTGCGCGCCAAGGATCCGAAGGTGCGCCAGGTAACGGCCTCGGTGGCGGCGAGCTGGCAGGTGGTCGATATCCTGCGCGCCGATGGTCACCGGGTGCAGGACATCCGGCCGATGACGCGCATAAACATTTCCGTCGTGGTGGGCGATGGCGACCGGCAGGAAAGCGGTTCGTTCGGCACCGGCGGCCGCATCGGTTTCGGTGATTTCGTCACCGGCAGCAACTGGCATACCGGAGCGGATGAGGCGCTACGCCAGGCGCTCGTCAACCTCGAGGCGATCGACGCGCCGGCCGGCACCATGGATGTGGTGCTCGGCAATGGTTGGCCGGGCGTGATGCTGCACGAGGCCGTGGGCCACGGACTGGAAGGCGATTTCAACCGCAAGAAGACCTCCGCCTTTGCCGGCTTGCTGGGCGAAATGGTCGCGGCTCCCGGTGTCACGGTCGTCGATGACGGCACGATCGACAACCGCCGCGGTTCGATCACCGTCGACGACGAAGGCACGCCATCCGCCTATAACGTCCTGATCGAGAACGGCAAACTCGTCGGTTACATGCAGGACCGGCAAAACGCCCGGCTGATGGGCATGAAGGCGACCGGCAACGGCCGCCGCCAGGGCTATGCCTACCAGCCGATGCCGCGGATGACCAATACCTACATGCTCTCCGGCGACAAGACCCCGGAGGAGATCATCGCGTCGGTCAAAAAGGGCGTCTATGCCGTTTCCTTCGGCGGCGGCCAGGTGGACATCACGTCCGGCAAATTCGTCTTCGGCTGCACCGAGGCCTACCTGATCGAGAACGGCAAGATCGGCGCGCCCATCAAGGGCGCCATGCTGATCGGCAACGGGCCGGATGCGATGAAACGCGTCTCAATGGTCGGCAACGACACCAAGCTCGATACCGGCATCGGCAATTGCGGCAAGGGTGGCCAATGGGTGCCCGTCGGCGTCGGCCAGCCGCATCTGAGGATGGATCAGGTGACGGTGGGCGGCACCAAGGCGTAA
- a CDS encoding HAD family hydrolase, giving the protein MSMLPRPPKAVVFDMDGLLLDTEILYRQSIISAAEDAGLPIGPSIYEGMLGRPWVSIAELLREHYGQDFDADLFRAAWLAHFDRLTETELRLKPGVVALLDLLDDHELPRAVCTSSAHFQVKHHLGELGILDRFHHIVAHGDYPRGKPAPDPYLAAAVRLGIAPSDCLALEDSFNGIRSAASAGMMAVMVPDMLAPTEEIRALCAVVAESLDHCCAFFDRKVADLAAQ; this is encoded by the coding sequence ATGTCCATGCTGCCCCGTCCGCCCAAAGCCGTCGTCTTCGATATGGACGGCCTGTTGCTCGATACCGAAATCCTCTATCGCCAGTCGATCATCTCAGCCGCTGAAGACGCCGGGCTGCCGATCGGTCCGTCGATCTACGAAGGCATGCTGGGGCGCCCGTGGGTGAGCATTGCCGAACTGCTGCGGGAGCATTACGGGCAGGATTTTGATGCCGATCTCTTCCGCGCCGCCTGGCTTGCGCATTTCGACCGGCTGACGGAGACCGAGCTCAGGCTGAAGCCGGGCGTGGTCGCGCTCCTCGATCTGCTGGACGACCACGAGCTGCCGCGGGCGGTCTGCACCTCCTCGGCGCATTTTCAGGTCAAGCACCATCTCGGCGAACTCGGCATCCTCGATCGCTTCCACCACATTGTCGCTCACGGCGATTATCCGCGCGGCAAGCCGGCGCCGGACCCCTATCTGGCGGCCGCGGTCCGGCTCGGTATTGCGCCGTCCGATTGCCTGGCGCTGGAAGACAGTTTCAACGGCATCCGTAGTGCCGCCTCGGCCGGGATGATGGCGGTGATGGTGCCGGACATGCTGGCACCGACCGAGGAGATCCGGGCGCTCTGCGCCGTGGTAGCCGAGAGCCTTGATCACTGCTGCGCATTCTTCGATCGCAAGGTGGCGGATTTAGCGGCTCAATGA
- a CDS encoding type II toxin-antitoxin system HicB family antitoxin, whose amino-acid sequence MQTTYGILHHENQSFGVSFPDFPGCVTGGATEEEALRKADEVLTFHVAGMVEDGEALPISRTLEDLRLDPDVQEALVDGTIFVARYDVPRKAVRINISMDEGLVEAVDRAAGRINQSRSAFLADAARRRLEELVFDKTG is encoded by the coding sequence ATGCAGACGACATACGGAATTTTGCACCACGAAAACCAGTCTTTCGGCGTTTCCTTTCCCGATTTTCCCGGCTGCGTGACAGGTGGAGCGACCGAGGAGGAGGCGCTTCGCAAGGCGGATGAGGTTCTGACTTTCCATGTCGCCGGAATGGTCGAGGATGGCGAAGCGCTGCCGATCTCACGGACGCTGGAAGACCTGCGGCTGGACCCTGACGTGCAGGAGGCTCTGGTGGACGGCACGATCTTCGTCGCCCGCTACGACGTTCCGCGCAAGGCCGTCCGCATCAACATCTCGATGGATGAAGGCCTTGTCGAAGCCGTCGATCGCGCGGCCGGCCGCATCAACCAGAGCCGGTCCGCCTTCCTCGCCGATGCCGCCCGCCGACGGCTGGAGGAACTGGTCTTCGATAAGACCGGCTGA
- a CDS encoding type II toxin-antitoxin system HicA family toxin: MHPQILRRVSLDMGVREIPTGTLRSIFRQAWWDW, translated from the coding sequence GTGCATCCGCAGATACTGCGGAGGGTCTCGCTTGACATGGGTGTCCGGGAGATCCCGACAGGCACGCTCCGTTCCATTTTCCGGCAGGCCTGGTGGGATTGGTAA
- a CDS encoding AbrB/MazE/SpoVT family DNA-binding domain-containing protein, with amino-acid sequence MTSLTVTMKGQVTLKRELLQHLGIKPGERIVFDKLPGGELRVRAPRPSGSIDTFIGRHTGKVKTALTIDDINEIAQSGWAGEE; translated from the coding sequence ATGACATCTCTGACCGTGACGATGAAGGGCCAGGTAACGCTGAAACGCGAGCTGCTGCAGCATCTCGGCATCAAACCCGGCGAGCGCATCGTGTTCGACAAACTGCCCGGCGGAGAACTGCGCGTCCGAGCGCCCCGCCCCAGCGGCAGTATCGACACGTTCATCGGTCGTCATACGGGGAAGGTGAAGACTGCGCTCACCATCGACGATATCAATGAGATCGCCCAGTCCGGCTGGGCCGGCGAGGAATGA
- a CDS encoding type II toxin-antitoxin system VapC family toxin codes for MKITVDTNVLVRAVLQDDPAQGAAAARILKEATLIAVSLPVLCELVWVLRRGAKLSRGEIAQTIRDLLATDKVAMNRSAVEAGLAMLEAGGDFADGVISHEGLWLGGEAFVSFDHQAVALLAAQGKTARPAS; via the coding sequence ATGAAGATCACCGTCGATACGAATGTTCTGGTACGAGCTGTCCTGCAGGACGATCCCGCGCAAGGCGCTGCAGCGGCGCGAATCCTCAAGGAGGCGACATTGATTGCCGTGTCCCTTCCGGTACTTTGCGAACTCGTCTGGGTTCTGCGGCGCGGTGCGAAACTATCGCGAGGCGAGATTGCCCAGACGATCCGCGACCTTCTGGCAACCGACAAGGTGGCCATGAACCGATCCGCTGTTGAAGCGGGTCTTGCCATGCTCGAGGCCGGAGGGGATTTCGCTGACGGCGTCATTTCCCATGAGGGTTTGTGGCTGGGAGGAGAGGCCTTCGTTTCCTTCGACCATCAGGCGGTGGCATTATTGGCCGCGCAGGGAAAAACGGCCCGCCCTGCAAGCTAA
- a CDS encoding MazG nucleotide pyrophosphohydrolase domain-containing protein, with protein MLATLMQQFEAASLRYVDANGMTRDPDWYLLKLHEEVGELTQAFNRKTGRGLPKGRTPEDLARELADETADVLGHVLLFAYANGLDLEAAIERKWRFRPE; from the coding sequence ATGCTCGCCACGCTGATGCAACAGTTCGAGGCCGCGTCCTTGCGCTATGTGGACGCAAACGGAATGACGCGCGACCCGGATTGGTACCTGCTGAAACTGCACGAGGAGGTGGGCGAACTGACCCAGGCCTTCAACCGCAAGACTGGCCGCGGCCTTCCCAAAGGCCGCACGCCCGAGGATCTCGCCCGTGAACTCGCCGATGAGACGGCGGATGTGCTTGGCCATGTTCTGCTGTTTGCCTATGCCAACGGGCTCGACCTCGAGGCAGCGATCGAGCGGAAGTGGCGGTTCCGGCCCGAGTGA
- a CDS encoding sulfite exporter TauE/SafE family protein — MPLSESLSATADQLLIAHPPQQIALLFAVALVAGLARGFSGFGGALIFVPLASALAGPRIASPLLLVIDATMTLGLLPDAVKRANRRDVLTMLIGALFGVPLGTAALAFAPPLILRWTISVIVLGLLCFLISGWRYHGKPKAPLSIATGAVSGVFGGVAQMSGPPVVAYWLGGAIPRETVRANLVTYFALSSVISATSYISAGLLTLESLLLPVAVGPGYAIGIAIGSALFGKASEQTFRRICYALIASSALISLPLLDNLLR, encoded by the coding sequence ATGCCCCTTTCCGAAAGCCTGTCTGCAACCGCCGATCAGCTTCTCATCGCCCATCCGCCTCAGCAGATCGCGCTGCTTTTTGCTGTCGCGCTGGTTGCCGGGCTGGCACGCGGTTTTTCCGGTTTCGGCGGCGCGCTCATCTTCGTGCCGCTGGCAAGTGCACTTGCCGGACCCCGCATCGCCTCACCGCTGCTGCTGGTGATCGATGCGACGATGACGCTGGGGCTTCTGCCGGATGCGGTCAAACGGGCGAACCGGCGCGACGTGCTGACCATGCTGATCGGGGCGCTGTTCGGCGTGCCGCTCGGAACGGCAGCACTCGCCTTTGCCCCGCCGCTCATCCTGCGCTGGACGATTTCCGTCATCGTCCTTGGCCTTCTCTGCTTTCTCATCAGCGGCTGGCGCTACCACGGAAAACCGAAGGCCCCGCTCAGCATCGCGACCGGCGCGGTCTCTGGCGTCTTCGGCGGCGTGGCACAGATGTCCGGGCCGCCGGTCGTCGCCTACTGGCTGGGCGGCGCCATCCCGCGGGAAACGGTGCGTGCCAATCTCGTGACCTATTTCGCGCTGAGTTCAGTCATTTCCGCGACCTCCTATATCAGCGCCGGTCTTTTGACTCTCGAAAGCCTGCTTCTGCCGGTCGCAGTCGGCCCGGGTTATGCGATCGGCATCGCCATTGGCTCTGCCCTCTTCGGCAAAGCGAGCGAACAGACCTTCCGGCGCATCTGCTACGCTCTGATTGCCTCCTCTGCTCTGATCAGCCTGCCGCTCCTGGACAACCTGCTGCGGTAG
- a CDS encoding polysaccharide deacetylase family protein produces MSVNLDAIWRRGVKRGLIAGGLETAHVLARLGLMRRARGRGAIFTLHHVRPFKPRIIEPNAHLEVTPEFLDLAIRRLREDGYDFVPLIEVPDRLRAPKDRPFACFTLDDGYRNNAEHALPVFERHGVPFTIFINEGFADRTHSIWWETLAAILNAEQSLRFDFGAGEEIVPLAMETQKLDAFDRFALFIQSGDEAEAVTALDALARRHGVEPLKITQKLTMGRDELVRLIRHPLASFGAHTVSHRALKRLSDDEARREMLRSADWLEALTGERPVTLAYPYGTDSAVSQRDRTLAAELGFQVAVTTRPGTICERFSDHLTGLPRISLNGYYQEPRYVAALASGIPFALHAA; encoded by the coding sequence ATGAGCGTAAATCTCGATGCCATTTGGCGCCGTGGCGTCAAGCGCGGCTTGATTGCCGGGGGACTGGAGACCGCACATGTGCTGGCGCGGCTCGGCCTGATGCGCCGTGCGCGCGGGCGTGGCGCGATCTTCACGCTCCATCACGTTCGTCCGTTTAAGCCCCGCATCATCGAACCGAACGCGCATCTGGAAGTGACGCCGGAATTTCTGGATCTCGCCATCCGGCGGCTCAGGGAGGACGGATACGACTTCGTGCCGCTCATCGAGGTGCCGGACCGTCTGCGCGCGCCCAAGGACCGGCCTTTTGCCTGCTTCACGCTGGACGATGGCTATCGCAACAATGCCGAGCATGCGCTGCCGGTGTTCGAGCGGCATGGCGTACCCTTTACGATCTTCATCAATGAGGGCTTTGCCGATCGCACGCACAGCATCTGGTGGGAAACTCTGGCGGCGATCCTGAATGCCGAACAGAGCCTGCGTTTCGATTTCGGCGCGGGTGAAGAGATTGTTCCTTTGGCGATGGAAACCCAGAAGCTCGACGCGTTCGACCGCTTTGCGCTGTTCATCCAGAGCGGAGACGAAGCAGAAGCCGTGACCGCGCTTGATGCTCTGGCCCGCCGCCACGGGGTGGAGCCGTTGAAGATCACCCAGAAGCTGACCATGGGACGCGACGAACTGGTGCGACTGATCCGCCATCCGTTGGCCAGCTTCGGCGCCCATACCGTCAGCCATCGGGCGCTGAAACGGCTGTCCGACGATGAAGCACGGCGCGAGATGCTGCGCTCGGCCGATTGGCTGGAGGCCTTGACCGGCGAGCGTCCCGTCACCCTCGCCTATCCCTACGGCACCGATTCGGCCGTGTCCCAGCGCGACCGGACGCTTGCGGCAGAACTCGGTTTTCAGGTGGCCGTCACCACGCGGCCGGGCACGATCTGCGAACGGTTTTCCGATCACCTGACCGGTCTGCCGCGCATCTCGCTGAACGGATACTATCAAGAACCCCGCTATGTGGCGGCGCTGGCGTCCGGCATTCCCTTCGCGCTGCACGCCGCCTGA
- the pdxH gene encoding pyridoxamine 5'-phosphate oxidase: MSEERLTAGDFTEENEPFALFATWLKDAEASEINDPNAVALATVDADGLPNVRMVLLKGFDERGFVFYTNFESQKGREILGQKKAAMCFHWKSLRRQVRVRGPVSVVSDDEADAYYASRPRGSRIGAWASKQSRPLEGRFALEKAVAEYTARYAIGEIPRPPHWSGFRIEPQSIEFWHDRPFRLHDRVEFRHAEGGQGWSKTRMYP; encoded by the coding sequence ATGTCGGAAGAACGGTTAACAGCTGGTGACTTCACCGAAGAGAACGAGCCCTTTGCCCTCTTTGCCACGTGGTTGAAGGATGCGGAAGCCTCCGAGATCAATGATCCGAACGCGGTTGCGCTCGCAACCGTGGATGCCGACGGGCTGCCGAATGTGCGCATGGTGTTGCTGAAAGGCTTCGATGAGCGCGGTTTCGTCTTCTATACCAATTTCGAGAGCCAGAAGGGCCGGGAAATCCTGGGCCAGAAGAAGGCGGCGATGTGCTTCCACTGGAAGTCGCTGCGCCGTCAGGTGCGGGTACGCGGTCCGGTCAGCGTCGTTTCCGATGACGAGGCGGATGCCTATTACGCCTCGCGTCCCCGCGGCAGCCGCATCGGCGCCTGGGCGTCCAAGCAGTCCCGTCCGCTGGAAGGCCGATTCGCGCTGGAAAAGGCGGTGGCCGAATACACCGCGCGTTATGCGATCGGCGAGATCCCGCGTCCGCCGCACTGGTCCGGTTTCCGCATCGAGCCGCAGTCGATCGAGTTCTGGCACGATCGGCCGTTCCGCCTGCACGACCGCGTGGAATTCCGCCATGCAGAGGGCGGGCAGGGCTGGTCGAAGACGCGGATGTATCCGTAA
- a CDS encoding RT0821/Lpp0805 family surface protein: MTDTTKNRIGLPLSFPVRTFAFIFLAAAVSGCTSGSLDLFEGASKVDRNISTATVPKPPQETVADQITILNAVTSTDLSKLGDSPLPWANTTTGSAGVVSSIHEASRNGTTCRDFITTRHAFDGIAQYRGSACLDPAGRWMLVSFAARS; this comes from the coding sequence GTGACTGATACGACAAAAAACCGCATTGGACTGCCCCTGTCATTTCCGGTTCGGACATTCGCATTCATTTTCCTCGCAGCGGCCGTCTCCGGCTGCACCAGCGGCAGCCTCGACCTTTTCGAGGGCGCCAGCAAGGTGGATCGCAACATCTCGACCGCCACCGTGCCGAAGCCGCCGCAGGAAACCGTCGCCGACCAGATCACCATCCTGAATGCCGTCACCTCCACGGATCTTTCCAAGCTGGGTGATTCGCCGCTTCCCTGGGCCAATACGACAACCGGAAGCGCCGGCGTCGTCTCGTCGATCCACGAAGCGAGCCGCAACGGCACCACCTGCCGGGACTTCATCACCACCCGCCATGCCTTCGACGGCATTGCCCAATACCGGGGCAGCGCCTGCCTCGATCCTGCCGGTCGCTGGATGCTCGTCTCCTTTGCGGCGCGCTCCTGA
- a CDS encoding J domain-containing protein, which produces MRDPYSILGVRRDAPADEIKAAWRTKAKTLHPDHNQDDPTAAQRFAEMGQAYDVLKDPERRRRYDRAVETQQTIMQQREVQRQAEERAKAARAKAEQVMEELARANVQAGGQAKAKTGTQGQASGASAAETPEEMVERIFGTSAEARAAGAKLHEQQQAQAKADGASQDGADAEPGAEAGAASDTTPKPAPPLPLQALELITSLMRRIRGEVPPPEKAPDLLATAKVTLDDMLKLNVATVALSDGRDVRLPLEAGMTDGQEIRMKGQGLRLQGMQRGDLVVTLKMARDERFQVDGYDLHTVLSISLEDAVLGGEHEVETPGGKIPISVPAWSGSDQSVTVPGLGLLKEGGERGDLIVELRVILWEKPDAKVVDLMRHMRHGLFV; this is translated from the coding sequence ATGCGCGATCCTTATTCCATTCTCGGCGTACGACGGGACGCACCTGCAGACGAGATCAAAGCAGCATGGCGTACGAAAGCCAAGACGCTGCACCCGGACCATAACCAGGACGATCCAACCGCGGCACAGCGTTTTGCCGAGATGGGCCAGGCCTATGACGTGCTGAAGGATCCGGAGCGCAGGCGGCGTTATGACCGGGCGGTCGAAACGCAGCAAACGATCATGCAGCAGCGCGAGGTGCAGCGGCAGGCCGAGGAACGGGCCAAGGCGGCGCGCGCCAAGGCCGAACAGGTAATGGAAGAACTTGCCCGGGCCAACGTGCAGGCCGGCGGTCAGGCAAAGGCCAAGACCGGGACACAGGGTCAGGCCTCCGGCGCCAGCGCAGCCGAAACGCCGGAAGAAATGGTCGAACGCATCTTCGGCACCTCCGCCGAGGCAAGAGCCGCGGGTGCCAAGCTTCACGAGCAGCAGCAGGCCCAGGCAAAGGCCGACGGCGCATCACAGGACGGCGCAGATGCCGAACCCGGGGCGGAGGCCGGTGCTGCGTCCGACACGACACCGAAGCCGGCGCCTCCCCTGCCGCTTCAGGCGCTGGAACTGATCACCTCGCTGATGCGCCGCATTCGCGGCGAAGTACCGCCGCCGGAAAAGGCGCCCGACCTGCTGGCCACCGCCAAGGTGACGCTCGACGACATGCTGAAGCTGAACGTGGCGACGGTGGCACTCTCCGACGGTCGCGATGTACGCCTGCCGCTGGAGGCCGGCATGACCGACGGCCAGGAGATCCGGATGAAGGGACAGGGCTTGCGTCTTCAGGGCATGCAGCGCGGCGATCTCGTCGTCACGCTCAAGATGGCCCGCGACGAGCGCTTCCAGGTGGACGGTTACGATCTGCACACGGTTCTGTCGATCTCCCTCGAGGATGCCGTCCTCGGCGGCGAACATGAGGTGGAGACACCGGGCGGCAAGATCCCGATTTCGGTTCCGGCCTGGTCCGGTTCGGACCAAAGCGTTACCGTTCCGGGCCTCGGCCTCCTGAAGGAAGGCGGCGAACGCGGCGATCTGATCGTTGAACTGCGCGTCATCCTGTGGGAAAAACCGGACGCCAAGGTGGTCGACCTGATGCGCCACATGCGCCACGGCCTGTTTGTTTGA
- the fabI gene encoding enoyl-ACP reductase FabI, translating into MAQASGLMAGKRGIIMGVANNRSIAWGIAKAIHAQGGEVAFTYQGDAIKKRVEPLAAELGAVLAGNCDVADEASIDAVFADIEQRWGKIDFLVHAIGFSDKDELTGRYVDTTPENFAKTMQISVYSFTSVARRAEKLMTDGGSMLTLTYYGAEKVMPNYNVMGVAKAALEASVKYLAVDLGPKNIRVNAISAGPIKTLAASGIGDFRYILKWNEYNAPLRRTVSIEEVGDVGLYMLSDLSRSVTGEVHHADSGYHVIGMKAVDAPDISVVKD; encoded by the coding sequence ATGGCTCAGGCATCTGGCCTCATGGCAGGCAAACGTGGCATCATCATGGGTGTCGCGAACAATCGCTCTATCGCTTGGGGGATTGCTAAGGCCATTCATGCTCAGGGCGGCGAAGTGGCGTTCACCTATCAGGGCGACGCAATCAAGAAGCGTGTCGAACCGCTGGCCGCCGAACTCGGCGCGGTCCTCGCTGGAAATTGCGACGTCGCGGACGAAGCTTCGATCGATGCCGTCTTTGCCGATATCGAGCAGCGCTGGGGCAAGATCGACTTCCTGGTGCACGCGATCGGCTTTTCCGACAAGGACGAACTGACCGGCCGTTACGTGGATACCACGCCGGAAAACTTCGCCAAGACCATGCAGATCTCGGTCTACTCCTTCACCTCGGTTGCGCGCCGGGCGGAGAAGCTGATGACCGATGGCGGCTCCATGCTGACGCTCACCTATTACGGTGCCGAGAAGGTCATGCCGAACTACAACGTCATGGGCGTTGCGAAGGCGGCTCTCGAAGCGAGCGTAAAATATCTCGCCGTCGATCTCGGCCCGAAGAACATTCGCGTCAACGCGATCTCGGCCGGCCCGATCAAGACGCTGGCCGCTTCCGGCATCGGCGATTTCCGCTATATTCTGAAGTGGAACGAATACAACGCACCGCTGCGCCGCACCGTGTCGATCGAGGAAGTGGGTGATGTTGGGCTCTACATGCTCTCCGACCTGTCCCGTTCGGTGACCGGCGAAGTGCATCACGCCGACAGCGGCTACCATGTCATCGGCATGAAGGCCGTGGACGCACCGGACATTTCGGTCGTCAAAGATTGA